CAACCGCAATTAGTGTTACTGCAAAAGACGCTGTTGTATGTTGAAGGCCTTGGCAGACAACTGTATCCGCAGCTTGATCTATGGAAAACTGCTAAACCTTTCCTAGAAGATTGGGTCAAAGAACAAGTTGGTCCGCTTGCAGTAATGAAAAAAATGTATGCGAACTTGCCATTTTGGGCAGAAAAAATGCCTGAATTACCTGATTTAATTTATCAAAACTTAAAACGTCAACAACAACCTGTACAATTGCCTGCGCCGCAATCTGCTAAACCTTTGTTACTTAGCATCTTTGCTGGTAGCTGCTTGATTGTTTCAGGCTTATGTTATTTACAGCATGATTTAGTTGCGAGCGCAATTACCGCTGGCTTTGCTGTAGCGGGCTTTATTGCTGCATGGCGAAGCACATAAACTAAGTGCTATTTATGTTTTGGTGAGTATAATCGAGACAAGTCTATTCTAAAAATTTGATAAAAACGGAGTAACCCATGGGTTTTGGTGGTATCAGTATTTGGCAATTAATCATTATTTTAGCAATCATCGTTTTGTTATTTGGCACAAAGAAACTTCGTGGCATTGGCGGTGATTTAGGCAGTGCTGTAAAAGGCTTTAAAAAGGCAGTGTCTGATGAAGACCAAACTAACGCAAAAAGCGAGCAGATAGAAAAATCTTCTAACACGCAAAGCAAAGAAACCGTAGAGAAAAGCAAAGACGACCATAAGGCTTAATCAACATGGGGATGTGGGAACTTGTTGTCGTACTGATCGTAGGTCTGATTGTATTAGGTCCAGAGCGCTTGCCTGTGGCAATTCGCACTGTGAGCCGCTGGGTAAAAACATTAAAATCAGTCGCCAACTCAGTGAAAGCTGAAGTGAACGAAGAACTCCGTATCCATGAGCTTCACGAAAACTTAAAAAAAGCAGAGCAACAAAATTTGCAAGAACTCTCTCCAGATCTGCAAGACTCTGTAAACGAACTACAAAAGGCTGCCCAGTCAGTCACCCACAGTTACAAGAAAGACACGCCTGAAAAAGCAGAAATTAACAATAATGATGAAAAAAAGTGAATTTAATCTCTGCTTTTGTGGTCAATAACAACGATGATGAATAGTAAATTATGACCGAGCAAGCTCACACAGGCTTTGTTGGCCACTTAATTGAGTTGCGAAATCGACTCATGAAAGCTTTGTTAAGCATTTTGCTAATATTTATCGGCTTGGTTTATTTTGCCAACGATATTTATAGCTTTGTTGCAGCACCTCTTATAGCAAATTTGCCAAGCACTGCCACCATGATCGCAACGGATGTAACAGCACCCTTTTTTGCACCGTTTAAACTCACTCTATTTGTGGCTTTATTTGCTGCTATTCCAATGATACTGCACCAAGTTTGGAGCTTTATAGCACCCGGCTTGTATCAACATGAAAAGCGTATGCTAATGCCGATTTTGGCCTCGAGTATTTTGCTATTTTATAGTGGTATCGCATTTTGCTACTTTGTAGTGCTGCCAATCATTTTAGGGTTTTTTACTAACGCTGGCCCTGATATGATGACATTAGCGCCTGATATTAGTAGCTATTTAAGTTTTGCTTTAAAACTGTTTTTTGCTTTTGGTATTGCGTTTGAAATACCCGTCGCCATCATGCTGTTATGCTGGAGTGGTGCTACAACAACAAAAAGTTTAAAAGAAAAACGACCTTATATTGTGGTAGGTGTATTTGTGGTTGCCATGTTTTTAACACCTCCTGATGTACTGTCACAGACATTACTAGCATTACCCATGCTGTTATTATTTGAATTAGGTTTAATTTTGGCTGCATTTTATACCGCCAAGCCTCAACAGGAATCCGAGGAATAAAATGAAAAAACAACTCATTCCCTTCGTTGCTCTTTTAACAATTGCTGGTACTACTCAAGCAAACGAAGTTAACTTACAAGCACTACAAGCGTGTACTTTTGTTGAAAATGATTTTAATCGCTTACTTTGTTACGACAACGTAATGGCTGGTAAATCGCTGTCTAAACCAGCAACAAAACAACAAATTAAACAACCTGCAGCAAGCTCTACAGCAGCTGTTGTCGCGGCGCCTGTTGCAGCTGCAACAAGCGAACAAATTGTAAAAACAAAAAATGAAGACTTTGGTTTAGAGCATAAAGAAGTTGCAAAAGTTAACGATGACCAAATAAGTTCCTTAGTAAAAAGCGTAAAAAAAGCACCTTATGGTGAACTGATCATCGAGCTTGATAATGGTCAGCAATGGCGTCAAGTTGGCTCTGATAGCTTACGTTTAAAAGCACAAGATGTTGTCATAATTGAACGAGGTATTTTCAATTCTTTCCTCCTAAAAGTTAAAGGTCAAAACCGTTCGATTCGTGTAAAACGTACTAACTAATGAGCACTTCGCTAGTTGATGCTGGTGTCAACTTAAGCAATCATCAATTTGATGATATTCATGACGCTGTGTTACAACGTGCCGCTGAGGCAGATGTAACACAGATGCTGCTTATTGGCTGCGATCTTCAGAGCAGCCAAACTTCTTTGAAACTCGCCAAACAGTTCAATCAGTATTGCACAGCAGGGGTTCATCCTCACGATGCAAAAACAGCAGATAAACACCTTGAAGAACACTTAATGACTCTTAGCCAAAACATGGAAGTGGTTGCCATTGGTGAGTGTGGTTTAGATTACAATCGTGACTTTTCTCCTCGAGATGTGCAGCGTAGCGTGTTTAGACGCCAACTGAAGCTTGCTGAAC
The nucleotide sequence above comes from Pseudoalteromonas shioyasakiensis. Encoded proteins:
- the tatB gene encoding Sec-independent protein translocase subunit TatB; translated protein: MGMWELVVVLIVGLIVLGPERLPVAIRTVSRWVKTLKSVANSVKAEVNEELRIHELHENLKKAEQQNLQELSPDLQDSVNELQKAAQSVTHSYKKDTPEKAEINNNDEKK
- the tatA gene encoding Sec-independent protein translocase subunit TatA; this encodes MGFGGISIWQLIIILAIIVLLFGTKKLRGIGGDLGSAVKGFKKAVSDEDQTNAKSEQIEKSSNTQSKETVEKSKDDHKA
- the tatC gene encoding twin-arginine translocase subunit TatC; the protein is MTEQAHTGFVGHLIELRNRLMKALLSILLIFIGLVYFANDIYSFVAAPLIANLPSTATMIATDVTAPFFAPFKLTLFVALFAAIPMILHQVWSFIAPGLYQHEKRMLMPILASSILLFYSGIAFCYFVVLPIILGFFTNAGPDMMTLAPDISSYLSFALKLFFAFGIAFEIPVAIMLLCWSGATTTKSLKEKRPYIVVGVFVVAMFLTPPDVLSQTLLALPMLLLFELGLILAAFYTAKPQQESEE